From Toxotes jaculatrix isolate fToxJac2 chromosome 1, fToxJac2.pri, whole genome shotgun sequence, a single genomic window includes:
- the dhdh.2 gene encoding trans-1,2-dihydrobenzene-1,2-diol dehydrogenase has translation MATRWGICSAGKISHDFTVALKTLPSEDHQVVAVAARKLEDAQEFAKKHSISRAYGSYEELARDPDIDVVYIGVIHPYHLSTCLLFTNAKKNVLCEKPLAMNTKEVQEILASAKRNDVFLMEAVWTRFFPVSVEIRRLLAQGEVGEVKMVRSEFGVPVLHIPRSVQKELGGGAILDLGIYCLQFICMVYNGEKPESIQATGVCLETGVDETVVVTLKFSKNRMAVFTCSSGVQLPNEAIIVGTKGTIRVPAHMWCPTSLVVHGKETQYPVPEPCLPLNFLNSTGMCYEAEEVRQCLLKGLKESAVMSHADSLLLAEVEEEIRGQVGVVYSQDCQ, from the exons ATGGCAACCAGGTGGGGGATCTGCAGCGCGGGGAAGATCAGTCATGATTTCACTGTGGCCCTGAAAACTCTCCCGTCTGAGGACCATCAG GTTGTGGCTGTGGCAGCTCGGAAGCTGGAAGATGCACAGGAGTTTGCCAAAAAGCACAGCATCTCCCGAGCGTACGGCAGCTACGAGGAGCTGGCCAGAGATCCAGACATCG atgtggtGTATATTGGAGTTATCCACCCCTACCATCTGAGCACATGTCTGCTCTTCACGAACGCCAAGAAGAATGTGCTGTGTGAGAAGCCGCTGGCCATGAACACCAAGGAGGTGCAGGAGATCCTTGCCTCTGCCAAGAGGAATGACGTCTTCCTCATGGAG GCTGTGTGGACCCGGTTTTTCCCGGTCTCTGTGGAGATCAGAAGGCTTCTGGCCCAGGGGGAGGTGGGTGAGGTGAAGATGGTCAGATCAGAGTTTGGTGTGCCAGTGTTGCACATACCAAGATCGGTGCAGAAGGAGCTGGGTGGAGGAGCGATACTGGATCTTGGCATCTACTGCCTGCAGTTCATATGCATGGTGTATAATGGAGAGAAGCCAGAGTCCATACAAGCCACGGGGGTCTGCCTGGAGACGG GTGTGGATGAGACTGTGGTTGTCACTCTGAAGTTCTCCAAAAACAGGATGGCCGTGTTTACCTGCTCCTCGGGTGTACAGCTGCCTAATGAAGCCATTATTGTAGGCACAAAGGGCACCATCAGG gtgCCTGCCCACATGTGGTGCCCCACATCATTGGTGGTGCATGGGAAGGAGACTCAGTATCCAGTGCCAGAGCCCTGTTTGCCTCTCAACTTCCTCAACAGTACAGGGATGTGTTATGAAGCAGAAGAGGTTCGACAGTGTTTGCTCAAAG GTCTGAAGGAGAGTGCAGTTATGTCTCATGCTGACTCTCTTCTGCTGgctgaggtggaggaagagattCGAGGGCAGGTGGGGGTGGTGTACAGTCAGGACTGCCAGTAA